Genomic DNA from Papaver somniferum cultivar HN1 unplaced genomic scaffold, ASM357369v1 unplaced-scaffold_16411, whole genome shotgun sequence:
TTTTCCACTTCTTTTTCAGTGGATGCATGCTGATGATGATAGAATAGTTATACTTGTAAGATCAAGTCACATTTCTTCATTAATATAACGTGTCCATAATTCTTGTTAGAAGATCACCATATTATTTAAGTGCTTGGGATAGTAACCATTTACTGTGATTTCGTAGGTGCTTGAAAGGGTTCAGACAATTATCAAGTTAACCTGGATCAGGAACACACCTTATAACGAAAGGTAGACTGAAGTTGCAGGTTATAATTGCACGTACCTATGCATGACCAATGTTTTGTAGGTTATAGTGATTCACTAATATTGCAGCGGCGGCTACTTTGTGCCTCCAATCTCTCTTTTAACCACTTCGGCTGTCAAAATACACATTCTATTTTCTCACAGACATGTCTGGTTCACCTCTAACTGATTATTGAATCTCATTAATGTTTTGCTTTCGCTTCAGATTGGTAGAAGAGCTTACTGTTACCCATAAAGAAGCAGCTCTTAGAAGATCTCGTGAAGAAATCCGaaaccaagttcttcagattCTGGTCTTGCTTCATAAGTAAGTGATACTGCATAGAAGTTTTCTGCTTAGTTGATGTTTCTTTTGCAATTTGAACTAATGGATTTTCTTGTGCTGCCAAGATGCAAGGGCACACAGTTTGAAGCAGTCTGGGACAAGTACAGGGACGACCCAAACTTAAGAACTCTTTCATAATTTTTATGCAAAGAGACTGCGGCTGTGGTATAGAACTATATATATTAGACCTAGTACTTGCATTCTGTATGTATGATTCATGAAAACAACTTTCGGTTCTTACTGCCTAATATGGGAATTTACAGGTTGCTCACTGATGGGGATTGAAGGTTCTGAAGTTGTTACGCAAGAGCTTATAATCAGTGAAGAATTGCTTTGAAGGTATTGGTTACTCAATAGTTGGTGTAAATTTGTCATCCAGTTGCAATGTTTTCACCCATTGATGATTTTGAAGACCCTTAGACCGTATCCAGTGTTAGAGTTCATAGTTGCATTCAATTAGAACAGTTGTACCTGCATCCTAATTTCAAGTAACTTCTATAATTTAGATTAATAGAGAGATGATCCTTATGCTGTTAAGAGGAAATAGAAGGAAATCTAGCTAACTGACTATTGAATGCATTTGAGAATTCAAAACTATCATGTATATTTACATTATTTTTAAATCAAAGTATCTTTTATGACCCTGTATGTCACCACATTGTTTATGCCACTCAAACAATAAAAGGAAATCAAAAGAAGCATCGTCATCCGCATCTCCCTCAAACCCATTGCTCACAAACAATTCACCAAAATTACGACCACTGGCTCTAGGGATAAAACTTGCAGGCCATGGTATGTActtgaatgaagaagaaaaagaaaaagaacaaatatTTGGGGAATCAACTCTGCTCACACGCCAAGTGCAGGCAAAAACCCTCAGAGGTTTACTAAAGCCTCTTTCAGGGAAGAACAGAATCAGTCTAGTTTTTTTATTTCTAATACCAATTCTCTGATTGCGCTGAAACACTTCATATCCAACTTCATGTACAATCTCTGCAGTGACCTGCATCCTATCATAGCATATCTGTCTATTTGATTTTCATATTTCTCATACAATGCGGGTACTGTGAGAACAAGAAAAAGACCtgcatgataaacaacataagttACATAACACTAATAAACCAATAGAATGACATGCAATTCTATAAGCATTGGTGATGTAAATTTTTTGTTCAGTTTTGAATTTAATAGATTGTATGTTTCATGAGCTAGTTGGTTGTGATATGGATATTGCGTGATTGAGACTAACAAAACTTACTGGTGTAGCCCAATGTAAGGAAATCTGTCCAACCACCAATGACCGAAAGCAGCAAGAGAGCTCCAGCCACTTTAAAAAACAGGTCCGAGTTCTTCCCTAGTGCAATATCCAAAGAAACAGAAGAAAATGCATTTACCGGACTTCGTATTATAGCTGCTGCTTCATTCATAACTTCTTCTGAAATATGTAATTCTGGTAATGGTGGAGGTGGTCTGTAATCGAGAACCATAACAAATTTAGTGAATAGGGTACAACAAAGATACCCCAGAAAATACAATCACTAAATGCAATACTCCGTTCActttgttttgatatcttgttatACCATTGTGGTAATTGTGCCCCAAATCATACTGAGCTTTTTAATGAAAGAAAATGGGCGAATTAGAAGCTTGCATTACCTGTTGAGAATGGAAGCAGATTTTGCCCAGACAAAGAAAATGACAACCAGTAGAAGGAGAACACTGGACACAAGCGATAATAGAGTATAACCAGATTTCTCGAACACTATCCAGACAGCAAATGTCACCAACAATAATCCAGAAGTTAAATTTGGCCGCCTCCACAGGATTATGTCTGCAACTGTATAAACAACATGAAACACATTAGATTTTTCCCTAAATTTCGATCCAGTTTCTTATGTAACTCTGATATAGTACCGGCAATAAGAAAATCAACGATGATCCTTTTTATGAATCATGATGAGATAAAGAATGGAATAAACTTACTGAATCCTCCACCTAGAAGCTCATGAATAGTCCTTTGTCTACCAAACAATCGATCCGACGAAGAATTCATTTTACAATCCGAACTGAAACTCTAATCTGATCGATTATATGATGTCGATTGAATAACAGATCATCAGAGAGTAAAGATTGTGAGCTGATTTTCCAGCTCTAGTTTCAGCGAAAGCAAAGAAATGTGAAAAGaggagaaaagaaataaaaaaagaaagaagaaaaggacTCTTCAACTTGTTGAAATTGTGGGGAGTTGGCTGTTTCAGTGTACAGCCTGAAAAGTGTCAAACCTACTCATTCACATCTCTTTTTCGTTTCTTTCCTCTTTGGTCCTatattttcctttttacgttttacCCGATTTAAAACTTCTAGAAATTGATTTCACCGATTCGGTTCTGGTTCACCTGAATCAAAATGGCAAATGCcaaatgattttattttgtttcacaTCCTTATTAATAAACATTCACGAATCATATCAAATGAATCACTTTT
This window encodes:
- the LOC113337632 gene encoding reticulon-like protein B12 — encoded protein: MNSSSDRLFGRQRTIHELLGGGFIADIILWRRPNLTSGLLLVTFAVWIVFEKSGYTLLSLVSSVLLLLVVIFFVWAKSASILNRPPPPLPELHISEEVMNEAAAIIRSPVNAFSSVSLDIALGKNSDLFFKVAGALLLLSVIGGWTDFLTLGYTSLFLVLTVPALYEKYENQIDRYAMIGCRSLQRLYMKLDMKCFSAIRELVLEIKKLD